In one window of Chryseobacterium phocaeense DNA:
- a CDS encoding NADH-quinone oxidoreductase subunit C codes for MTNEFVLEAITREFPESVISSSEPYGMLTIEVKKEDIKKIIHYLRDSSLGFNFLTDICGIHYPEFPDKEIGVVYHLHNMMANFRLRLKIFMSRENIEVDSLVELFAGANWMERETYDFYGIKFKGHPDLRPILNMEDLGYHPMLKEYRLEDGTRTDKDDNMFGR; via the coding sequence ATGACAAACGAATTTGTATTAGAAGCCATCACAAGAGAATTTCCGGAGTCTGTTATTTCAAGTTCAGAGCCTTATGGAATGCTGACGATTGAAGTGAAGAAAGAAGATATCAAAAAAATCATTCACTACCTGAGAGATTCATCGCTGGGATTCAATTTCCTTACCGATATCTGCGGGATCCATTACCCTGAATTTCCGGACAAGGAAATTGGTGTAGTGTATCACCTGCACAATATGATGGCCAATTTCAGATTGCGTCTGAAGATCTTTATGTCCAGAGAAAATATTGAAGTGGATTCCCTTGTGGAATTATTTGCAGGAGCCAACTGGATGGAAAGAGAAACCTATGATTTCTACGGAATAAAATTCAAAGGACATCCTGATTTGAGACCTATCCTCAATATGGAAGATCTCGGATATCATCCTATGCTGAAGGAATACCGTCTGGAAGATGGAACAAGAACAGATAAGGACGATAATATGTTCGGAAGATAA
- a CDS encoding NADH-quinone oxidoreductase subunit B — protein sequence MRTDAPAPEGFEGEGFFATKLSSVIGMARKFSLWPLPFATSCCGIEFMATLNPTYDASRFGMERNSFSPRQADMLMVCGTISKKLGPVLKEVYTQMAEPKWVVAVGACASSGGIFDTYSVLQGIDKIIPVDVYVPGCPPRPEQIIEGVMQVQALAESESIRRRDMPEYQKLLDSYNISN from the coding sequence ATAAGAACAGATGCACCTGCTCCGGAAGGATTTGAAGGAGAAGGGTTTTTCGCAACGAAACTGAGCAGTGTAATCGGGATGGCAAGAAAGTTTTCACTTTGGCCGCTTCCTTTTGCAACCTCTTGTTGTGGTATCGAGTTTATGGCAACCCTGAACCCTACGTATGATGCATCAAGATTTGGTATGGAAAGAAACTCTTTCTCACCAAGACAGGCAGATATGCTGATGGTTTGCGGAACTATATCTAAGAAATTAGGACCTGTCCTGAAAGAGGTGTATACCCAGATGGCCGAGCCGAAATGGGTAGTTGCAGTGGGAGCCTGTGCTTCCAGTGGTGGTATTTTTGATACGTATTCTGTACTTCAGGGAATCGATAAAATTATTCCGGTAGACGTTTATGTTCCGGGATGTCCTCCAAGACCAGAACAGATTATTGAAGGCGTGATGCAGGTACAGGCCCTGGCCGAAAGCGAAAGCATCAGAAGAAGAGATATGCCGGAATATCAGAAACTATTAGATTCCTACAACATAAGCAACTAA
- a CDS encoding NADH-quinone oxidoreductase subunit A gives MNLPESYIPILIQAGVAVAFVAVSLLGAHFLGPKQKKGNSVKNQSWECGVPVEGNARTPFSIKYFLTAVLFVLFDIEIVFFYPYAVNFREFGMEGFLAVLTFVAIFFMAFFYVWKRGALDWDK, from the coding sequence ATGAATTTACCTGAAAGTTATATTCCAATCCTGATCCAAGCAGGTGTAGCTGTGGCATTTGTGGCAGTTTCTTTGCTTGGAGCCCATTTTCTGGGACCCAAACAGAAGAAAGGAAATTCTGTAAAAAACCAAAGCTGGGAATGTGGAGTTCCTGTAGAAGGAAACGCGAGAACACCGTTTTCCATTAAGTACTTCCTGACTGCGGTATTGTTCGTGCTATTCGATATTGAAATCGTATTTTTTTACCCATACGCGGTTAATTTCAGAGAATTCGGAATGGAAGGATTCCTGGCCGTGCTTACCTTCGTGGCGATTTTCTTCATGGCATTTTTCTATGTCTGGAAACGCGGCGCATTGGATTGGGATAAATAA
- a CDS encoding GTP cyclohydrolase: MSEISVIEVKNQDELKQFVRFPMDLYKNNPYYVPSFIKDEFKIWDAKENPALNYSESKQFLALKNNKVAGRIAVMINHKEEKELGIRKVRFGWIDFIDDKEVSKALIQKAINYAKENKIDKIEGPMGFTNLDKAGMLTMGFEKLATMIGIYNHAYYPEHMEALGLTKEKEWVEYEMNFPKVLPEKVEKFSGLIAQKYKLKVLNFKSKQEILPFVEPMFKLLDETYKHLSTYTPISEEQIKTYKEKYFPFIDKNYVICVVDENNQLVSFAITMPSYSKALQKSKGKLFPFGWWHFLQAGKKNDRANFYLIGIHPEYQRRGVTAIIFKEIFVRFTSMGIEFAETNPELEENKSVQLLWQDYNPVNHKRRRTYTLNISNE, encoded by the coding sequence ATGTCTGAAATTTCCGTTATTGAAGTGAAAAACCAGGATGAATTAAAACAATTCGTAAGGTTTCCGATGGATCTCTATAAAAACAATCCTTATTATGTTCCTTCTTTTATAAAAGACGAATTCAAAATATGGGATGCCAAAGAAAATCCGGCACTGAATTATTCGGAATCCAAACAGTTTCTTGCGTTAAAAAACAACAAAGTGGCTGGAAGAATTGCGGTAATGATTAACCATAAGGAAGAAAAGGAATTAGGCATAAGAAAGGTACGCTTCGGATGGATAGATTTTATTGATGACAAGGAAGTCTCCAAAGCTTTAATTCAAAAAGCAATAAATTACGCCAAAGAAAATAAGATAGATAAAATTGAAGGCCCGATGGGCTTTACCAATCTGGATAAAGCCGGAATGCTGACCATGGGCTTCGAGAAACTGGCTACCATGATCGGGATTTACAACCATGCTTATTACCCGGAACATATGGAAGCCCTGGGACTGACCAAAGAAAAAGAATGGGTGGAATATGAAATGAACTTCCCAAAAGTTCTCCCCGAAAAAGTGGAAAAATTCAGCGGACTTATTGCACAGAAATACAAACTAAAAGTACTTAATTTTAAGTCGAAACAGGAAATCCTGCCTTTTGTAGAGCCTATGTTTAAACTGCTTGATGAGACATACAAGCATCTTTCCACCTACACTCCTATTTCCGAAGAGCAGATTAAGACCTATAAGGAAAAATACTTCCCGTTTATAGACAAAAACTACGTGATCTGCGTGGTAGATGAAAACAATCAACTGGTTTCGTTTGCTATCACCATGCCTTCTTATTCAAAAGCGTTACAGAAATCAAAAGGAAAGCTGTTTCCGTTCGGATGGTGGCACTTTTTACAGGCCGGAAAGAAAAATGACCGTGCCAATTTTTATCTGATCGGAATTCATCCCGAATACCAGAGACGTGGCGTAACGGCTATTATATTCAAGGAAATTTTCGTCCGTTTTACCAGCATGGGTATCGAGTTTGCAGAAACCAATCCCGAACTGGAAGAAAACAAAAGTGTCCAATTGCTGTGGCAGGATTACAACCCGGTGAACCATAAGCGAAGAAGAACGTACACGTTGAATATAAGTAATGAGTAA
- a CDS encoding zinc metallopeptidase: protein MTGYYIIIGISMLVSWWVSSRLKSKFEYYSNVHLRNGLSGKEVAEKMLRDNGINDVQVISVPGQLTDHYNPADKTVNLSEGVYMQRNAAAAAVAAHECGHAVQHAVGYSMLNLRSKLVPVVNISSNLMQFVLIAGIGIMVATRSIDDPNGNTTVLAIGVAMFAMTTLFAFVTLPVEYDASNRAMKWLKDTGTVTQEEFVGVQDSLKWAARTYVVAAIGSLAQLLYWGSMLLGGRRD from the coding sequence ATGACGGGTTATTATATCATTATTGGTATTTCAATGCTGGTGAGCTGGTGGGTTTCCTCCAGATTGAAATCAAAATTTGAATATTATTCCAATGTACATCTCAGAAACGGTTTATCAGGGAAAGAAGTAGCGGAAAAAATGCTTAGAGATAACGGGATCAATGATGTACAGGTAATTTCAGTTCCCGGACAGCTAACAGATCATTATAATCCTGCAGATAAAACAGTGAATCTTTCGGAAGGAGTTTATATGCAGAGAAATGCCGCTGCTGCTGCGGTGGCAGCCCATGAATGCGGACATGCGGTACAGCATGCCGTGGGGTATTCGATGCTGAATCTTCGTTCAAAACTGGTTCCTGTAGTCAATATAAGTTCTAATTTAATGCAGTTTGTCCTTATCGCAGGGATCGGGATAATGGTTGCAACCAGATCCATTGATGATCCGAACGGAAATACTACGGTTCTGGCGATAGGAGTGGCTATGTTTGCTATGACTACACTTTTTGCTTTTGTAACGCTTCCAGTGGAGTACGATGCCAGCAACAGAGCGATGAAATGGCTTAAAGATACCGGTACGGTTACACAGGAAGAATTTGTAGGGGTCCAGGACAGTCTGAAGTGGGCAGCGAGAACCTATGTTGTTGCCGCCATCGGATCTCTGGCACAGCTTCTTTACTGGGGATCTATGCTGCTGGGAGGAAGAAGGGATTAA
- a CDS encoding IMPACT family protein — translation MTFEYKTIEKPIENTLLKEKGSKFIGFAFPVNNEKELKEALDKIRTEHPKATHHCYAFRMGLEGENYRANDDGEPSGSAGLPIYNQLLAHEITNVLVISVRYYGGTKLGVSGLVKAYKECAKITLEEAHIITRELETEIEIQFNFNQQNTIFTLLSKYDAKVLNFDANENCILTASLKLAQKESISDKLSEMQYVSFKFVD, via the coding sequence ATGACGTTTGAATATAAAACCATAGAAAAACCCATAGAAAATACCTTATTAAAAGAAAAAGGAAGCAAGTTCATAGGATTTGCCTTTCCTGTTAATAATGAAAAAGAACTGAAGGAAGCCCTTGATAAAATAAGAACAGAACATCCGAAGGCTACTCATCACTGCTATGCGTTCAGAATGGGGCTTGAAGGCGAAAACTATCGGGCCAATGATGACGGTGAGCCTTCCGGAAGTGCAGGGCTTCCCATCTACAATCAGCTTTTGGCCCATGAAATCACGAATGTTCTGGTGATTTCGGTACGCTATTATGGAGGAACAAAACTTGGGGTTTCCGGGCTGGTGAAGGCTTATAAAGAATGTGCAAAGATCACCCTGGAAGAAGCCCACATCATCACACGGGAGCTGGAAACTGAAATTGAAATTCAGTTTAATTTTAACCAGCAGAATACTATTTTCACCCTGCTTTCAAAATATGATGCGAAGGTTTTGAATTTCGATGCCAATGAAAACTGCATCCTCACCGCTTCGTTAAAACTGGCTCAAAAAGAAAGCATCTCAGACAAATTGTCCGAGATGCAGTATGTTTCATTTAAATTTGTTGATTAA